Proteins encoded within one genomic window of Prauserella marina:
- a CDS encoding chorismate mutase, with product MNAQTHDAGETAAEDINELRKEIDWLDAEILRLVKRRAEVSKTIGAARMAAGGPRIVYNREMDVLARYRELGPEGRQLAMALLNLGRGRLGR from the coding sequence ATGAACGCGCAAACCCACGACGCTGGCGAAACCGCGGCCGAGGACATCAACGAACTCCGCAAAGAGATCGACTGGCTCGACGCCGAGATTCTGCGACTGGTGAAACGCAGGGCCGAGGTGTCCAAGACCATCGGAGCCGCCCGTATGGCGGCAGGTGGGCCGCGCATCGTCTACAACAGGGAGATGGACGTCCTCGCCCGCTACCGGGAGCTGGGCCCTGAGGGCCGTCAGCTCGCGATGGCGCTGCTCAACCTGGGCAGGGGCCGGCTCGGCCGGTGA